One Fusarium falciforme chromosome 14, complete sequence genomic region harbors:
- a CDS encoding PNP-UDP-1 domain-containing protein, which yields MAMLDEIHPDPPKHQNDHNNYILGSIGSHNIVIACLPLGKIGTNPAATVAARMMSTFPAIKVGHMVGIGGGIPSSGVRLGDVVVGTPDGIYPGVVQWDSGKAETEGFKRTGALNNPPTVLSTAATRLYTKHEMQGSKIPQYLDDLKRNWPKLASRYYWSASFTDPLVPDGRPGKPEDLRVHYGLIASGNQVIRDEKFRDRLNQQLGGRLLCVEMEAAGLMNDFPCLVIRGICDYADSEKSKEWQEYAAAVAAAYARELLETLQPGEVIRERFMEDILNQIGESASKLEAKMDREQNSKSLNWLTSVDYSPQYNNFLTRVQSGTGQWLVQSPEYQAWLGSSGKTLFCSGIPGAGKTMLATIIISDILERFRHDTSVGIAFIYGDFQRIAQQTPVELLSSLLEQLGNGGFGLKTIQDLHDRHEYRRTRPEHDEIHRLLHSVAKHHAKVFIIVDALDELQVSDGSLAVFLDDLFSLQQMDNVFLFATSRNKPSITRRFDNGLRLEIQARKEDVEKYLDGRMEKLLPWAHEDKEMGKLVKNKIVQSTQGMFLLAQLHLNALVGKTTLKGIKTYLNSLPTGSGPQVYQHVYDDAMRRISDQPSEREKLAIEVLSWLTLAQRPMTTTEIQLFLAVEHNQTHIDPENLPGSDDMVAVCAGLVTVDAESDAIRLVHYTAQEYFETRLDWIATAEAYITKVCLAYLSLDYFEDEFWDKRDSELVSWWRQKYWGGYKDEAKDFEHDLTPPRNGLKPAGKVMEAYEYASKFWGHHAYRASEVDQDVLLFLEKQSEVKASWRLLHNHGLFTPAFIYGEEDVGILAATYFGLDRILNLLLRDLSNGDTPAISHATPLAFATYHGHEKAALVLIENGAGVNGMSFGQPVLVYAVQGGHMEVIVLLLNNGADVDAETPSGRTPLTFAVEQGDKEIVQVLLEHSAKLNYSDKGGRYPMYWTDNRDMIDFLFKKGACGVSFFKTKSRNICDQFSM from the exons ATGGCTATGCTCGATGAGATACACCCTGACCCCCCCAAGCACCAGAATGATCACAATAATTACATTCTTGGGTCTATTGGCTCTCATAATATTGTCATAGCCTGCTTGCCTCTGGGTAAGATTGGAACCAACCCAGCAGCCACCGTTGCAGCAAGAATGATGAGCACTTTTCCGGCTATCAAGGTTGGCCACATGGTCGGCATAGGAGGCGGTATACCATCCTCAGGTGTCAGATTGGGCGACGTCGTGGTTGGAACCCCTGATGGCATCTACCCTGGTGTAGTTCAATGGGATTCGGGGAAGGCGGAGACCGAAGGCTTCAAGAGAACCGGTGCATTGAACAATCCGCCAACCGTTCTCTCAACCGCTGCGACACGATTGTACACAAAGCATGAGATGCAAGGCTCCAAGATACCTCAGTATCTCGATGATCTCAAGCGGAATTGGCCGAAATTGGCGTCCAGATATTATTGGTCGGCGAGCTTCACTGACCCCCTAGTGCCTGATGGACGACCTGGCAAGCCCGAAGATCTGAGGGTGCATTATGGGCTCATTGCTTCTGGCAATCAAGTCATCAGAGATGAGAAGTTTCGTGACCGCCTTAACCAACAGCTTGGCGGAAGGCTCCTGTGTGTGGAAATGGAGGCTGCAGGGTTGATGAACGATTTCCCCTGCCTTGTCATTCGGGGTATATGCGACTATGCAGACTCTGAAAAGAGTAAAGAATGGCAGGAATATGCTGCAGCTGTGGCCGCAGCTTATGCACGGGAGCTTCTAGAGACTCTACAGCCCGGCGAAGTGATCAGAGAACGTTTTATGGAAGACATACTGAACCAGA TCGGCGAAAGTGCATCCAAACTCGAGGCAAAGATGGATAGAGAGCAGAACAGCAAGAGCCTCAATTGGCTTACTTCTGTTGACTACAGTCCTCAGTATAACAACTTCTTGACAAGGGTCCAAAGCGGGACCGGCCAGTGGTTAGTACAATCTCCAGAGTATCAAGCTTGGCTTGGGTCTTCCGGGAAGACTCTGTTCTGCTCAGGGATTCCTGGCGCAGGAAAAACAATGCTTGCCACAATCATCATCAGCGACATCCTTGAGAGGTTCAGACATGACACTTCGGTCGGTATAGCCTTCATCTATGGCGACTTTCAACGGATAGCACAGCAAACACCTGTAGAGCTCCTCTCAAGCCTGCTTGAACAACTAGGAAATGGCGGATTTGGGTTGAAAACCATCCAAGACCTCCATGATCGACACGAATACAGGAGAACACGGCCAGAGCACGACGAAATCCACAGACTTCTCCATTCAGTAGCAAAACACCATGCGAAAGTGTTCATTATCGTTGATGCTCTGGATGAATTACAAGTCTCTGATGGCAGCCTCGCCGTCTTCTTAGATGACCTTTTCAGCCTTCAACAAATGGACAATGTCTTTCTCTTTGCAACTTCAAGAAATAAGCCGTCCATAACGAGAAGGTTCGACAATGGCCTCCGTCTTGAGATTCAAGCTAGGAAGGAGGATGTGGAGAAATATCTTGACGGCCGGATGGAGAAACTACTCCCCTGGGCTCATGAGGATAAGGAGATGGGGAAGCTagtcaagaacaagatcgTCCAATCGACACAGGGAAT GTTTCTGCTTGCTCAGCTTCACTTGAATGCGCTTGTTGGAAAGACGACTCTGAAAGGCATTAAAACCTATCTCAACAGTCTGCCAACTGGCTCCGGCCCTCAAGTCTATCAGCACGTGTACGATGATGCTATGAGGCGGATTTCTGATCAGCCGAGCGAGCGGGAAAAGCTCGCCATAGAAGTCCTGTCGTGGCTCACCCTCGCCCAAAGGCCGATGACAACAACAGAGATTCAACTCTTCCTAGCCGTTGAACACAACCAGACTCATATTGACCCCGAAAATCTGCCGGGATCTGATGATATGGTGGCTGTATGCGCTGGATTGGTCACAGTCGACGCTGAAAGCGACGCCATTCGGCTAGTTCATTATACAGCTCAGGAATATTTCGAGACGAGGCTCGATTGGATTGCCACTGCGGAGGCATATATCACGAAGGTTTGCCTGGCATACCTGTCCTTGGATTACTTCGAGGACGAGTTCTGGGACAAACGGGACAGCGAGCTTGTGTCATGGTGGCGGCAGAAGTATTGGGGTGGCTACAAGGACGAAGCCAAAGATTTTGAGCACGACCTAACCCCACCCAGGAATGGCCTCAAGCCAGCGGGCAAAGTCATGGAAGCTTATGAGTACGCCTCGAAATTCTGGGGTCATCATGCTTACAGAGCTAGTGAAGTTGACCAAGAcgtccttcttttccttgagAAGCAGAGTGAAGTAAAGGCATCATGGCGTCTGCTGCACAACCATGGATTATTCACTCCTGCCTTTATTtacggcgaggaggacgtCGGAATACTGGCGGCTACCTACTTTGGACTGGATCGTATACTCAATCTACTCCTCAGAGACTTGAGCAATGGTGATACACCAGCTATCAGTCACGCTACACCTTTAGCCTTCGCTACTtatcatggccatgagaaAGCTGCCCTGGTTCTCATTGAAAACGGCGCCGGCGTCAACGGAATGTCATTCGGTCAACCGGTGCTGGTTTACGCTGTCCAAGGTGGTCACATGGAAGTTATAGTGCTACTTCTTAACAACGGCGCTGACGTTGATGCGGAGACTCCAAGCGGTCGCACACCGCTGACCTTTGCCGTGGAGCAAGGCGACAAAGAAATCGTTCAGGTACTGTTGGAACATAGTGCTAAGCTCAACTACAGTGATAAGGGAGGTCGTTACCCGATGTATTGGACCGACAATCGAGACATGATAGATTTTCTTTTCAAGAAGGGAGCTTGTGGTGTCTCCTTTTTCAAAACGAAGTCACGCAACATCTGCGATCAGTTTTCTATGTGA
- a CDS encoding MFS domain-containing protein encodes MQSQAERENVQDELQIEVLPGTEIMTDIGKHRFVKTEQTNQVLVPQPSQDPHDPLNWKPLWKFSAIVCVSTMTFTQGFAPLALAPMFPDLIRDYNSNLEDVIQFTGVTILILGFSNFVWAPISTSFGRRPVYLASQLICMACHIIRAKASTYGTFMVACVLNGIGAGPSEILQPAVIADIFFLHDRGTWNALYWVVYMGSLMVAPIIAGPMADRTGWQNFWWLNVAVTALSIILGVFGFPETKWNRIDSIEAELDTDVRVGVPTQDGKHSAPEGDIEKSTTVPDQCHVESVLDPNLGKGSPSKQQWLLFQPNSSPLRSILLDLWTPWRLFVYPIVLFASFVVSWSCSNFLILNLTQSQVFAAPPYNMSSQSIGFLNFAILVGALIGLVTAGPFSDWVSAKATTRNGGIREPEMRLPAMIPYVIIMIFGNIITSIGYENQWPWPVIVVLGYSSAGIQVAALPSIASTYAVDCYKPVTGSLFVAITVNKSLWGYGMGRFITPWTIEAGFMPAFMTNMALTVLWCGLGAIFYFYGKTFRRWTKSSNVHQM; translated from the exons ATGCAGAGCCAAGCG GAACGTGAAAATGTTCAAGATGAACTCCAGATTGAGGTTCTTCCAGGAACCGAGATCATGACAGACATTGGCAAACACCGATTTGTCAAGACGGAGCAGACAAATCAAGTTCTCGTTCCACAGCCGTCTCAGGATCCCCACGACCCTCTCAACTGGAAGCCTTTGTGGAAGTTCTCTGCAATTGTTTGTGTATCAACTATGACTTTCACGCAGGGATTTGCTCCACTGGCTTTGGCCCCGATGTTTCCTGACCTGATCAGAGATTATAACAGCAACCTTGAAGATGTCATCCAATTCACAGGTGTGACTATCTTGATCCTCGGATTCAGCAACTTCGTCTG GGCACCTATTTCTACTTCTTTCGGTCGTCGACCTGTATACCTTGCATCTCAACTTATTTGCATGGCTTGTCATATAATCCGAGCAAAGGCTTCAACATACGGGACGTTTATGGTAGCTTGCGT GCTTAACGGAATTGGGGCAGGTCCGTCCGAGATCCTCCAACCTGCTGTTATTGCCGACATCTTTTTCCTTCACGATCGAGGAACATGGAACGCGCTGTACTGGGTTGTTTACATGGGGTCACTGATGGTGGCACCGATCATTGCCGGCCCCATGGCGGACCGTACAGGCTGGCAAAATTTCTGGTGGCTAAATGTTGCCGTCACTGCACTCTCAATCATCCTTGGTGTCTTTGGGTTCCCCGAAACCAAGTGGAATCGCATCGATTCGATCGAGGCTGAGCTGGACACCGATGTACGGGTGGGCGTTCCTACTCAAGACGGCAAGCACTCGGCTCCCGAAGGCGATATTGAAAAGTCGACGACTGTACCCGACCAGTGTCATGTGGAATCTGTTTTAGATCCGAATCTGGGTAAGGGGAGCCCGTCGAAGCAGCAATGGTTGTTGTTCCAGCCCAACTCATCACCCCTGCGAAGCATTCTGCTCGACCTCTGGACTCCGTGGAGACTTTTCGTGTATCCCATTGTCCTTTTCGCTTCTTTTGTTGTTAGCTGGAGTTGCAGCAACTTCCTGATTCTCAACCTCACCCAGTCCCAGGTTTTTGCGGCTCCTCCATACAACATGAGCTCCCAGTCCATAG GATTCCTCAATTTTGCTATTCTTGTCGGCGCTCTGATTGGCCTGGTCACTGCGGGACCATTCAGCGACTGGGTATCCGCAAAAGCAACCACCAGGAACGGCGGTATTCGTGAACCCGAGATGCGCTTGCCGGCCATGATTCCCTACGTGATCATTATGATCTTTGGCAATATCATCACATCAATTGGATACGAGAACCAGTGGCCGTGGCCAGTCATTGTTGTACTGGGCTATTCGTCGGCGGGCATACAGGTTGCGGCCCTGCCCAGTATTGCCAGTACCTATGCAGTGGACTGCTACAAGCCAGTCACAGGATCACTCTTTGTTGCTATCACTGTAAACAAGAGTCTCTGGGGCTATGGGATGGGTAGATTCATCACTCCATGGACAATCGAGGCAGG GTTCATGCCCGCATTCATGACTAACATGGCACTGACGGTTCTATGGTGTGGCTTAGGAGCTATCTTCTACTTCTATGGCAAGACTTTCAGGCGATGGACAAAGAGCAGCAACGTTCACCAGATGTGA
- a CDS encoding NACHT-N domain-containing protein — MGRDLSRIPTRIKRRLNKYGRTAMDEGNAPNSVDEHRAPTNQVQGESTSQLTSESSNQPTPELTEEVLEQSESGSKGQDASNPLAVASTDANVQSSNPDPKSSDASSRRSLWQQVYEKLCTEEDFGSKLLQYEKYVLAHAKVSASAGTGIEQTPPASYLEKAKANQSLLQEWVRKELENLLEQRIVIFRQGKQVVDRDKIYGVIKFIVKYKDLVKAGVSADPTAVLAWGGAMAIIPFLQNVFQQDEDAATGFEDICFLILQSNVVEHRLNELRQSEQCVSSSQSTEIQFTYRVLDTTQRPPLL; from the exons ATGGGCCGCGACTTGAGTCGCATCCCCACCCGCATCAAGAGACGACTGAACAAATATGGTAGAACGGCCATGGACGAAGGTAATGCG CCGAATTCCGTTGATGAGCATCGTGCGCCGACGAATCAAGTCCAGGGAGAGTCAACAAGCCAACTGACGTCCGAATCCTCAAACCAACCAACGCCTGAGTTGACGGAGGAGGTGCTTGAACAATCTGAGTCTGGTTCTAAAGGCCAAGATGCTTCTAACCCCCTTGCCGTCGCTTCGACCGATGCAAATGTGCAGTCTTCAAATCCAGACCCCAAGAGCTCCGATGCTAGCTCGAGGCGCAGTCTATGGCAACAGGTGTATGAAAAACTGTGCACAGAAGAGGACTTTGGGAGTAAACTGCTCCAGTATGAGAAATACGTCCTTGCCCACGCGAAGGTTTCTGCGAGTG CCGGGACAGGAATCGAACAAACACCACCTGCTTCATACCTCGAAAAAGCCAAAGCCAATCAGAGCCTTCTTCAGGAATGGGTCAGAAAAGAGCTTGAAAACCTTTTGGAGCAACGAATCGTCATTTTCAGACAGGGGAAACAAGTTGTTGATAGAGACAAGATTTACGGAGTCATCAAATTCATTGTCAAGTACAAAGACCTTGTCAAAGCTGGCGTGTCCGCGGACCCGACAGCTGTTTTGGCCTGGGGTGGTGCTATGGCGATAATACCG TTTCTCCAAAACGTGTTCcagcaagatgaagatgcagcCACTGGATTCGAGGATATTTGCTTCCTTATCCTGCAGAGCAACGTGGTTGAGCACAGACTGAACGAGCTGCGCCAAAGTGAACAGTGCGTATCCTCTTCCCAGTCTACAGAAATACAGTTCACTTACCGCGTATTAGACACGACTCAACGACCTCCTCTCTTATAG
- a CDS encoding NACHT domain-containing protein has protein sequence MLKDAQNVNAKIAGRFTTLGSDMTLSELPAISQGVKALREQMTENADDTRLEKLTCVGAALFDSRGVEEHGGCLEGTQIKGLNTIQGWVEDPDAPFVFWLHGLAGTDKSSIALTVAQRLHQRKPFATSEPPHTSLVLGASWFFNNNDKNRTSGTNLVTTVARCLASGVPRLRSHISKAIQDNLNVDNKSPCEQLRLLVRDPFLSLDEELFSPIWFLIVINALNKCSNAKDILQLLQNLNLEKPKVQIRILVTSQKEIYISKSFEAVLRGLYRSAELEKIGSQSHVNDGDGAFAVDGAEVVGIDDISTFLKHTLSRIANTQEWPKEWLNNDKIERLRKMAGGLFLCAFVACRFLDHELDDEDLDG, from the exons ATGTTGAAAGATGCACAAAATGTCAATGCAAAGATCGCGGGCCGCTTCACCACCCTCGGAAGCGACATGACCTTGTCCGAACTTCCGGCCATTTCACAGGGTGTCAAGGCTCTTCGTGAGCAGATGACG GAAAACGCAGACGATACTCGGCTTGAAAAGCTAACGTGCGTTGGTGCCGCCCTCTTCGACTCTCGAGGGGTGGAAGAACATGGTGGGTGCCTCGAGGGCACCCAGATCAAAGGCCTGAATACAATTCAAGGCTGGGTAGAAGATCCAGATGCTCCCTTCGTATTCTGGCTTCATGGTTTGGCTGGTACAGACAAGTCCAGTATCGCCCTGACCGTTGCTCAACGCCTTCACCAGCGGAAGCCTTTTGCCACTTCAGAACCTCCGCATACATCTCTCGTGCTTGGAGCCAGTTGGTTCTTCAATAACAACGATAAGAATCGAACCTCGGGGACGAATCTTGTCACTACTGTCGCGCGATGCTTGGCATCTGGTGTACCCAGACTCAGGAGTCACATTTCGAAGGCGATCCAAGACAATCTCAATGTCGACAACAAGTCACCTTGTGAGCAGCTTCGCTTGCTCGTCCGCGATCCTTTCTTATCTCTTGATGAGGAGTTGTTTTCGCCCATCTGGTTCCTTATCGTTATAAACGCTCTTAATAAGTGTTCAAACGCCAAAGACATTCTTCAACTTCTTCAAaacctcaacctcgaaaAGCCAAAGGTCCAAATCCGGATCCTGGTCACTAGCCAGAAGGAGATTTACATCTCCAAGTCTTTCGAGGCAGTTCTTCGGGGCCTCTATCGTTCGGCCGAACTCGAAAAGATTGGGAGTCAGAGTCATGTCAATGATGGGGACGGCGCATTCGCTGTAGATGGAGCCGAGGTGGTCGGCATTGACGACATTTCCACGTTTCTCAAACACACGCTTTCACGAATTGCCAATACTCAAGAGTGGCCTAAGGAATGGTTAAACAACGATAAGATTGAGAGGCTGAGAAAGATGGCAGGGGGTTTATTCCTGTGTGCCTTTGTAGCTTGTCGATTTCTTGACCATGAGCTGGACGACGAAGATCTCGACGGTTGA
- a CDS encoding MFS domain-containing protein, with product MDDIAASHEKTSREAASAEEEIVGRIENVSKPEHNWMLYHDVDQALEDAISANKEAIGIIGAIMMLFRMTEELQRPNFADGQGVTRAQAFRELATASSYVNAGVVAQNVGLLVGALFWGFGADILGRRLAFNLTLWITSVAMVVAGAAPNFPFLGAFLALSTFGSGGNLILDPTVLLEFLPGDKQWVVTTLAGWWGFGQSITGFVAWGFMTQSRWNCSDSDDCGWSNNAGWRYTMFTCGALVFVLSILRVTVVRLVETPKFLLTAGRDADLVKYYQDQARKYNRPCSLTLEKLESCGQVRLTQREGKTFILSDIRGHVEGLFVSRKITLSTILIWLSWAITRLAYPLFYVFLPAYLTTRVPGKPVSQFETYRNLTLTTISGIPGSLIAGYLVSTRLGLNNLYSRNISCSCKVCILTCGINIYYSTFYAYTAEVFPSAHRATGSGIAVAFNRLMGIVSAFVASSGNTATAVPLYVCAALFGSLALIAAVFAFEPNGRRSS from the exons ATGGATGACATCGCCGCTTCCCACGAGAAGACCTCCCGCGAGGCTGCGTCcgcagaggaagagatcgTTGGCCGTATCGAGAATGTCTCAAAGCCGGAGCATAACTGGATGCTATACCACGAT GTCGACCAGGCGTTGGAAGATGCAATCTCGGCAAATAAGGAGGCAATTGGTATTATCGGAGCTATTATGATGCTTTTCCGCATGACTGAGGAGTTGCAAAGGCCTAATTTTGCTGATGGTCAGGGTGTTACCAGAGCACAGGCATTTCGGGAGCTCGCCACTGCGTCTTCTTACGTCAATGCAGGAGTCGTAGCGCAGAATGTTGGTCTCCTTGTGGGAGCACTGTTCTGGGGCTTTGGCGCCGATATTCTAGGAAGACGGCTGGCGTTCAACCTGACGCTCTGGATCACTTCTGTGGCCATGGTCGTGGCGGGCGCAGCGCCCAATTTTCCGTTTTTGGGCGCCTTTCTCGCATTGTCTACCTTCGGGTCCGGTGGAAACTTGATCCTTGATCCGACAGTCTTGCTCGAGTTTCTTCCAGGCGACAAGCAATGGGTTGTCACCACCCTGGCCGGGTGGTGGGGTTTTGGGCAATCCATCACAGGATTTGTCGCCTGGGGCTTCATGA CACAAAGTCGCTGGAACTGCTCCGACAGCGATGACTGTGGGTGGTCTAACAATGCTGGTTGGCGATACACTATGTTTACCTGTGGCGCACTTGTTTTTGTTCTCTCGATACTCCGTGTCACGGTAGTTCGCCTCGTGGAGACGCCCAAGTTCCTCCTCACTGCTGGGCGAGATGCGGACTTGGTGAAGTACTACCAAGATCAGGCTCGCAAGTACAATAGGCCCTGCTCACTCACATTGGAGAAACTTGAATCATGCGGGCAGGTTCGCTTGACGCAAAGGGAAGGAAAGACATTTATCCTCAGCGATATCAGGGGACATGTGGAGGGCCTCTTTGTCTCGCGCAAGATAACTTTGAGCACCATTTTGATCTGGTTGTCCTGGGCCATCACCAGACTGGCTTATCCGTTGTTTTACGTGTTCTTACC GGCGTATCTGACAACTCGAGTGCCCGGTAAGCCTGTCTCGCAGTTCGAGACGTACCGAAATCTGACACTGACAACAATTTCTGGAATTCCCGGGTCCCTTATTGCCGGCTACCTCGTTTCGACAAGACTGGGAC TTAATAATCTTTACTCGCGAAACATAAGTTGTTCATGCAAAGTTTGTATTCTAACTTGCGGCATAAACATCTACTACAGCACTTTCTACGCTTATACCGCCGAGGTCTTCCCCTCGGCACATCGCGCGACAGGGAGCGGGATCGCAGTGGCCTTCAATCGGCTCATGGGCATCGTGTCAGCCTTTGTGGCTTCATCTGGCAACACTGCTACAGCTGTGCCGCTTTACGTGTGTGCAGCTTTATTCGGTAGCTTGGCTTTGATCGCAGCTGTGTTCGCCTTCGAGCCGAATGGGCGCCGCAGCTCTTGA
- a CDS encoding Allantoate permease — MHSGNKETDNDLEQKGANGDIAITSEEYIDYTDDEMKKLLRKIDWRLMPFLWGYAVLSAVDEYSWVGSIFYFGYLVAQFPSVKLMSHFPLGKFLAVTAFGWAATTLLMAVTHNAAGLMALRFLMGALEAPALPGLTLATTMWYRIREQPMRVAIWSSIVASVYVGLISYGLGNIFKWYQVKEALIDWKSWVICLFFLCMNMSNGGLNTFSAQIVSGFSFSRLNTMLLGMPTGGGLLIAYYFFYFFWGPYAIALSLPMANTSGHTKKITVNAMVFLAYCVANILAPQTFRASEAPGYASGYNSILGFETSAMALMAVYYCGVKWENKRRDKELERIMLLTSLWRRVWMT; from the exons ATGCACTCAGGCAACAAAGAAACAGACAACGACTTGGAACAGAAAGGTGCCAATGGCGACATTGCCATAACATCGGAGGAGTATATCGACTATACCGATGATGAAATGAAAAAGCTCCTCCGCAAGATCGACTGGCGGCTGATGCCCTTCCTGTGGGGTTATGCGGTCCTGTCAGCCGTCGAT GAGTATAGCTGGG TCGGATCCATTTTTTATTTTGGATACCTCGTTGCCCAGTTTCCTTCGGTGAAGCTCATGTCTCATTTCCCCCTCGGCAAATTTCTTGCTGTCACTGCTTTCGGATGGGCGGCTACGACACTTCTCATGGCCGTGACTCATAATGCTGCCGGCCTCATGGCTCTACGTTTTCTCATGGGTGCCCTCGAGGCCCCTGCCCTGCCGGGCTTGACCCTCGCTACCACCATGTGGTATCGGATCCGCGAGCAGCCCATGCGCGTTGCTATATGGAGCTCTATAGTTGCCTCC GTCTACGTCGGACTTATCTCCTACGGTCTCGGCAATA TTTTCAAATGGTAccaggtcaaggaggccctCATCGACTGGAAGTCGTGGGTCAtctgcctcttcttcctgtGTATGAACATGTCCAATGGCGGCCTTAACACCTTCTCGGCCCAAATAGTTTCTGGCTTTAGCTTCAGCCGTCTGAACACGATGCTTCTTGGCATGCCCACGGGT GGCGGCCTACTCATAGCGTACTACTTCTTTTACTTCTTCTGGGGCCCTTATGCTATCGCGCTTAGTCTACCCATGGCTAATACTAGCGGCCACACGAAGAAGATCACGGTCAATGCTATGGTCTTCCTCGCCTACTGTGTGGCTAATATTCTCGCCCCTCAGACTTTCCGAGCCAGCGAGGCCCCAGGATACGCGAGCGGATACAACAGTATCTTGGGCTTTGAAACCAGTGCtatggccttgatggcagTATACTATTGCGGAGTGAAGTGGGAGAACAAGAGGCGAGATAAGGAGTTGGAGAGGATTATGCTATTGACCTCGCTATGGAGGAGAGTATGGATGACTTGA